The genome window CCTGAGAGAACATCTCGGTCGGTGTCAGGGAACCGTTGTTTTCATCCACGGGTGGGACGGCAGTGGAGCAATTTGGGAGGATTTGCCGGCATTGGTGTGCCAGGCAAACTCCCGCCTGGTATCCATTGTCCCAGATGTCAATGGCTTCGGGGGCAGTCCCTTCCTGGACGAAGTGCCTCGGATCGCACACTGCAGCCCCAGAGGTCTGATCCGGGCAGTAGAGCTGTGGCTCGCGCTGCTAAACATCGGACCAGGCCGTGGACGAATATCCAGGCGCCCCTTGCTCTTCGTGGGACATTCCATGGGTGGGGCGGCTCTCTTTTACAAAACTGAGGCGGGTTGGGAAAATCAGCCCTATGGCTTATGCGCGGTCGCGCCGGCACTGCTG of Peptococcaceae bacterium contains these proteins:
- a CDS encoding alpha/beta hydrolase, which translates into the protein MHKQRSHGGKWAWAEGWRSARQEGKGVLSLSFNLSTLVRKRLLSSKAFTRFQEETGLGDLAWRVVYASDSKPNPPPLREHLGRCQGTVVFIHGWDGSGAIWEDLPALVCQANSRLVSIVPDVNGFGGSPFLDEVPRIAHCSPRGLIRAVELWLALLNIGPGRGRISRRPLLFVGHSMGGAALFYKTEAGWENQPYGLCAVAPALLHNDGLRKGLYVTLGMGIGAGLQLEFLDRFKDKLAPA